A genomic region of Roseateles amylovorans contains the following coding sequences:
- a CDS encoding efflux RND transporter periplasmic adaptor subunit, which translates to MKNWLKPGRLVLLAVILAIVALIVKSVWFSPPPPPQVTTAAVERGDIEESVLATGTINAFKLVSVGARATGEVKRLHVALGEKVKEGQLIAEIDALTQQNALRDAQASLRSAEALLGSRKATLAQAELALKRQRELRAADAGAQADLETAEASLGTARAEVDSQQAMVAQARINVDTAQLNLGYARVLAPMDGTVVAIVTEQGQTVNATQSAPTIIKLARLSTMTIKAKISEADVPRVKPGMPVYFSLLGNPDRRIQASLRAIEPGDTTLADASSTSTTSSSSSSTSTSAIYYNGIFDVPNDDGTLRINMTAQTTIVLARAKGVLTVPATALGKRDAKTGQYTVRVQGAEGRIEERQVRIGLNNRVRAEVQDGLRDGERVVTSEAIAGGAGQDKGGRRGPPPV; encoded by the coding sequence ATGAAGAACTGGTTGAAGCCGGGGCGGCTGGTGCTGCTCGCGGTGATCCTGGCGATCGTCGCGCTGATCGTGAAGTCGGTGTGGTTCAGCCCGCCGCCGCCGCCGCAGGTCACCACGGCGGCCGTGGAGCGTGGCGACATCGAGGAGTCGGTCCTGGCCACCGGCACCATCAATGCCTTCAAGCTGGTCAGCGTGGGCGCACGGGCCACCGGTGAAGTGAAGCGGCTGCATGTCGCGCTGGGCGAGAAGGTCAAGGAAGGCCAGTTGATCGCGGAGATCGATGCCCTCACCCAGCAGAACGCCCTGCGCGATGCGCAAGCCTCCCTGCGCAGCGCCGAAGCGCTGCTCGGCTCGCGCAAGGCCACCCTCGCGCAGGCCGAACTCGCGCTGAAGCGCCAGCGTGAACTGCGCGCGGCGGACGCCGGTGCACAAGCGGACCTGGAAACCGCCGAAGCCTCGCTGGGCACCGCGCGCGCGGAGGTCGACTCCCAGCAGGCGATGGTGGCGCAGGCCCGCATCAATGTGGACACCGCGCAGTTGAACCTCGGCTATGCCCGGGTGCTCGCGCCGATGGACGGCACGGTGGTGGCCATCGTCACCGAGCAGGGCCAGACGGTGAATGCCACCCAGTCGGCACCCACCATCATCAAGCTGGCGCGGCTCAGCACGATGACCATCAAGGCCAAGATCTCCGAAGCCGATGTGCCGCGCGTCAAACCCGGCATGCCGGTCTACTTCTCGCTGCTGGGCAATCCGGATCGCCGCATCCAGGCCTCGCTGCGGGCGATCGAACCGGGCGACACCACCTTGGCCGATGCCAGCAGCACGTCGACCACCAGCTCCAGCTCATCCAGCACCTCCACCAGCGCCATCTACTACAACGGCATCTTCGACGTGCCCAATGACGACGGCACCCTGCGCATCAACATGACGGCCCAGACCACCATCGTGCTGGCGCGAGCCAAGGGCGTGCTGACCGTGCCAGCGACGGCGCTGGGCAAGCGCGACGCGAAGACCGGTCAGTACACGGTGCGGGTACAGGGCGCGGAGGGGCGGATCGAAGAGCGCCAGGTGCGCATCGGCCTGAACAACCGGGTGCGGGCCGAGGTGCAGGACGGACTGCGTGACGGCGAACGGGTCGTCACCAGCGAAGCCATCGCCGGCGGGGCGGGCCAGGACAAGGGCGGCCGTCGCGGCCCGCCGCCGGTCTGA
- a CDS encoding MacB family efflux pump subunit has translation MAALLELRGLVREFPAGDGVVAVLRDVDLTIEAGEMVAIIGPSGSGKSTLMNILGCLDRPTRGSYRVAGQETGAMTPDELARLRREHFGFIFQRYQLLGDLTALGNVEIPAIYAGVQGEHRHERSTQLLARLGLAERLTHRPGQLSGGQQQRVSIARALMNGGDVILADEPTGALDQASGREVMKILEELHADGHTIILVTHDAQVAAHAQRVIEISDGCIVADRRKPDAAPLAVKPAAPAAPGGAAWRAVLGRVAEATRMALRAMTAHRLRTLLTMLGIIIGIASVVSVVGLGEGTRRKVLADISSMGTNTIDVMPGTGFGDRRAGAIRTLRAGDATALSQLEYVDSVTPSVGVSAGLRYRNIDVSATITGVGEQFFRVRGYEFAIGQPFDAEAERLQEQVAVIDDNARKTLFPDGGQPLGEVILLGAVPVRIVGVTAKKASAFGNDDAINIWLPYTTAMSRLTGQDYLRGITVRVSDAVPNAAAEQGIKTLLTQRHGTTDFFLMNTDSIRKTVEQTTATITALISSIALISLLVGGIGVMNIMLVSVTERTGEIGVRMAVGARQSDILRQFLIEAVLVCLIGGGLGVALAVGGSFLFDHFAGAAGFSMVISTTAILGAFGVSSLIGVIFGFLPARNAARLDPVEALARP, from the coding sequence ATGGCAGCGCTGCTTGAACTGCGCGGCCTGGTCCGCGAATTCCCGGCGGGCGACGGCGTGGTCGCCGTGCTGCGCGATGTCGACCTCACCATCGAGGCCGGCGAGATGGTCGCCATCATCGGTCCGTCGGGCTCCGGCAAGTCGACGCTGATGAACATCCTCGGCTGCCTGGATCGGCCCACCCGCGGCAGCTACCGGGTGGCCGGCCAGGAAACCGGCGCGATGACGCCCGATGAACTGGCACGGCTGCGTCGTGAGCACTTCGGCTTCATCTTCCAGCGCTACCAGTTGCTGGGCGACCTGACCGCGTTGGGCAATGTGGAGATTCCCGCCATCTACGCCGGCGTGCAGGGCGAGCATCGACATGAGCGATCCACGCAACTGCTGGCCCGACTCGGCCTGGCCGAACGGCTGACACATCGCCCCGGGCAACTGTCGGGCGGCCAGCAGCAGCGGGTCTCGATCGCGCGGGCGCTGATGAACGGCGGCGATGTGATCCTGGCCGACGAGCCCACCGGCGCACTGGACCAGGCCAGCGGCCGCGAGGTGATGAAGATCCTCGAGGAGCTGCATGCGGACGGGCACACCATCATCCTGGTGACCCACGACGCGCAGGTGGCCGCCCATGCCCAACGCGTGATCGAGATCAGCGATGGCTGCATCGTCGCCGACCGGCGCAAACCGGATGCGGCACCGCTGGCGGTGAAGCCGGCCGCGCCTGCAGCGCCCGGCGGCGCCGCCTGGCGCGCGGTACTGGGCCGCGTGGCCGAGGCTACCCGCATGGCGCTGCGCGCGATGACGGCGCACCGGCTGCGCACGCTGCTGACCATGCTGGGCATCATCATCGGCATCGCGTCGGTGGTGTCGGTGGTCGGGCTGGGCGAAGGCACGCGGCGCAAGGTGCTGGCCGACATCAGTTCCATGGGCACGAACACCATCGACGTCATGCCCGGCACCGGTTTCGGCGACCGCCGCGCCGGGGCGATCCGCACCCTGCGCGCGGGCGATGCAACGGCGCTGTCGCAGCTGGAATATGTCGACAGCGTCACGCCGTCGGTCGGCGTCAGTGCGGGGCTGCGCTACCGCAACATCGATGTCAGCGCGACCATCACCGGCGTGGGCGAGCAGTTCTTCCGGGTGCGCGGCTACGAGTTCGCTATCGGCCAGCCGTTCGATGCGGAGGCCGAGCGCCTGCAGGAGCAGGTGGCCGTCATCGACGACAACGCCCGCAAGACCTTGTTCCCCGACGGCGGCCAGCCGCTGGGCGAGGTGATCTTGCTGGGCGCCGTGCCGGTGCGGATCGTGGGCGTGACCGCCAAGAAGGCCAGTGCCTTCGGCAACGACGACGCGATCAACATCTGGCTGCCCTACACCACCGCGATGAGTCGCCTCACCGGCCAGGACTACCTGCGCGGCATCACGGTGCGGGTCAGCGATGCGGTGCCCAATGCGGCCGCCGAGCAAGGCATCAAGACGCTGCTGACCCAGCGCCACGGCACCACCGACTTCTTCCTGATGAACACCGACAGCATCCGCAAGACGGTGGAGCAGACCACGGCCACGATCACGGCGCTGATTTCGTCGATCGCGCTGATCTCGCTGCTGGTGGGCGGCATCGGGGTGATGAACATCATGCTGGTGTCCGTCACCGAGCGCACCGGCGAGATCGGCGTGCGCATGGCGGTGGGGGCGCGGCAAAGCGACATCCTGCGGCAGTTCCTGATCGAGGCGGTACTGGTCTGCCTGATCGGAGGCGGACTGGGCGTGGCGCTGGCGGTGGGCGGCAGCTTCCTGTTCGACCACTTCGCCGGGGCGGCGGGATTCAGCATGGTGATCTCCACCACGGCGATCCTGGGCGCGTTCGGCGTCTCCAGCCTGATCGGCGTCATCTTCGGCTTCCTGCCCGCGCGCAACGCCGCGCGATTGGATCCGGTGGAGGCGTTGGCACGGCCTTGA
- a CDS encoding class I SAM-dependent methyltransferase, translated as MAAWVFEGSGPGAQTKDGCSVEVYRRSRYAGELEEIRPHLPSGAAVLELGCGTGLLTHRLLEFGCQVTGVDNSAEMLAHVSDRVRRIHADIEGLTLPERFDVVLLPSGLINHADPTVRGAFLAAARRHVAPDGHLIVNCHDAAWLRTAEVGTVGQTASLKLALTEVSRTTVDGEDRVHMVLRYTMDSESWTHAFWATPLDESAVKALLLANGFQRMEALDERRRWFAVRPG; from the coding sequence GTGGCGGCGTGGGTGTTCGAAGGATCCGGTCCAGGCGCGCAAACCAAAGATGGATGCTCTGTCGAGGTCTACCGCCGGTCGCGGTATGCCGGCGAGCTCGAGGAGATCCGGCCGCATCTGCCGTCAGGTGCCGCCGTGCTGGAGCTCGGCTGCGGCACGGGACTGCTCACGCACCGGCTGCTCGAGTTTGGCTGTCAGGTCACCGGCGTGGACAACTCCGCCGAGATGCTGGCGCATGTGTCGGATCGGGTCCGGCGCATTCATGCGGACATCGAAGGGCTCACGCTGCCAGAGCGCTTCGATGTGGTGCTTCTGCCCAGCGGGTTGATCAATCACGCCGATCCCACCGTTCGAGGCGCTTTCCTGGCAGCCGCCAGACGCCATGTGGCCCCCGACGGCCACCTCATCGTGAATTGCCACGATGCGGCCTGGCTGCGGACGGCAGAGGTGGGCACGGTCGGGCAGACGGCCAGCCTGAAGTTGGCGTTGACCGAGGTGTCCAGAACCACCGTCGACGGTGAAGACCGTGTCCACATGGTGCTTCGTTACACGATGGACAGCGAGTCCTGGACGCACGCATTCTGGGCAACACCGCTCGACGAATCAGCGGTCAAAGCCCTGCTGCTGGCGAACGGCTTTCAGCGGATGGAGGCCCTGGACGAACGTCGCCGGTGGTTTGCAGTCAGACCCGGCTGA
- a CDS encoding bacteriocin encodes MNASTPSAPTDKDLAEQARPGHGVPSQDPSPGAQYPLKPEEAERERNSVLAGGGVIVGVAAGAALGGAIAGPVGVVVGGTVGGVAGAVGGVAAGPMVNPDEGGDDKLPAEKPSSAA; translated from the coding sequence ATGAATGCCTCCACGCCATCCGCGCCCACCGACAAAGACCTGGCCGAACAGGCCCGCCCCGGTCACGGGGTGCCCTCACAGGATCCCTCGCCAGGGGCGCAATATCCCCTGAAACCCGAAGAGGCCGAGCGCGAACGCAACTCGGTGCTGGCCGGTGGCGGGGTGATCGTGGGTGTCGCAGCAGGCGCTGCCCTGGGCGGTGCCATCGCCGGGCCGGTGGGCGTGGTCGTTGGCGGCACGGTAGGCGGCGTGGCGGGCGCTGTCGGCGGTGTGGCGGCCGGGCCTATGGTCAATCCGGACGAGGGGGGCGATGACAAGTTGCCCGCCGAGAAGCCGTCGTCTGCGGCTTAA
- a CDS encoding efflux RND transporter permease subunit: MNFSAWSIRNPVPAILLFVLLTVIGLIGFGKLQVQDFPDMDLPTIQIQASLEGAAPSQLETEVARKIEDKLASLSQLDHITTTITDGAVSISVSFDIEKNAEEALNEVRNAVDGAKADLPASMAAPTVSKLTTASSALLSFTIESDRLDEQALSWLVDNEVAKAMLAVKGVGSVARVGGVDREVHIDLQPALMAGLGVTASDVSAQLKAVQKESSGGQGDLGGERQSVRTLATVERPQDLGAVSLPLADGRRVRLDQIARVTDSHAERSTLALRDGRPVIGFQVTRSRGFSDVGVARAVRQAVATFAQTHPNVRINEAFNTVDPIEDNYHGSMQLLIEGALLAVVVVWWFLRDWRATLVSAAALPLSIVPAFLAMWLLGYSLNTVTLLSLSLVVGVLVDDAIVEIENIERHLLMGKRPYEAAMEAADEIGLAVIATTFTLVAVFLPTAFMGGIPGKFFRQFGITASVAVLASLLVARLLTPMMAAYLLKPKRVPMGTGDGSGAGPDARAGHGAGPADGPLMTRYLGWVRSSLRARKRTVAGVLVFMVMSLAVVPFIPTAFMPAQDKAQSTVSLKMAPGTTLEMTAETSRRAAELLSGMAEVRSVFIAAGEASTGGGMGGATLADLTSATLTVDLVPRSERDMKQSEVEAQMRQLLRSIPGARISVGSNGNGESLQLTLASDDPEALTRAATQAEAQLRTLQGIGNVTSSASLQRPEIQIRPDSARAAALGVTTQSLADAVRLATYGDYSQALPKLNLPQRQINVRVRLDEQVRRDLDAVGQLRVAGAHGTVSLSSVADLSLGSGPSQIDRIDRSRNVTLTVELNGRAIGDVQREALALPALRTLPAGVHFVDQGELQRMAELFQSFGLAMAIGIFCIYAVLVLLFHDFLQPATILCALPLALGGALMALWMTSQSFSMPVVIGVLMLMGIVTKNSILLVEYAIVARRLQGLSRLDAIVDACHKRARPIVMTTIAMGAGMMPNALGLGAEPSFRQPMAIVVIGGLITSTALSLLVVPVVFTYVDDLLIWLRAKVRPARAGGPVGAAASGDLGAGRL, encoded by the coding sequence ATGAATTTCTCTGCCTGGTCGATCCGCAATCCGGTGCCGGCCATCCTGTTGTTCGTCCTGCTGACGGTGATCGGTCTGATCGGCTTCGGCAAGCTGCAGGTCCAGGATTTCCCCGACATGGATCTGCCGACGATCCAGATCCAGGCGTCTCTCGAAGGCGCGGCGCCGTCCCAGCTGGAAACCGAGGTCGCACGAAAGATCGAGGACAAGCTGGCATCCCTGTCCCAGCTGGACCACATCACCACGACCATCACCGATGGCGCCGTCTCGATCAGCGTCAGCTTCGACATCGAGAAGAACGCCGAGGAGGCATTGAACGAAGTCCGCAATGCGGTGGATGGTGCGAAGGCGGACCTGCCGGCCAGCATGGCGGCGCCCACCGTGTCCAAGCTCACCACGGCGTCCTCGGCGTTGCTGAGCTTCACCATCGAATCGGACCGGCTGGATGAACAGGCACTGTCCTGGCTGGTCGACAACGAGGTGGCCAAGGCGATGCTGGCCGTCAAGGGCGTGGGCTCGGTGGCGCGGGTGGGGGGCGTGGACCGTGAGGTCCACATCGACCTGCAACCTGCGCTGATGGCCGGGCTGGGCGTCACGGCCTCCGATGTGTCGGCGCAATTGAAGGCGGTGCAGAAGGAGAGTTCGGGCGGGCAGGGCGACCTGGGGGGAGAGCGCCAATCGGTGCGCACGCTCGCCACGGTGGAGCGGCCGCAGGACCTGGGCGCGGTGTCGCTGCCGCTGGCGGACGGGCGTCGGGTGCGACTGGATCAGATCGCCCGTGTGACCGACAGCCATGCGGAGCGATCCACCCTCGCGCTGCGGGACGGGCGACCGGTGATCGGTTTCCAGGTCACCCGCTCACGCGGCTTCTCGGACGTGGGCGTGGCGCGCGCCGTGAGGCAGGCGGTTGCCACCTTCGCGCAGACGCATCCGAACGTGCGCATCAACGAAGCGTTCAACACGGTCGACCCGATCGAGGACAACTACCACGGCTCGATGCAGCTGCTGATCGAGGGCGCGCTGCTGGCGGTGGTGGTGGTGTGGTGGTTCCTGCGCGACTGGCGTGCCACGTTGGTCTCGGCCGCTGCGCTGCCGCTGTCCATCGTGCCGGCGTTCCTGGCGATGTGGCTGCTGGGCTATTCGCTCAACACGGTGACGCTGCTGTCGCTCTCCCTGGTGGTCGGCGTGCTGGTGGACGATGCCATCGTGGAGATCGAGAACATCGAGCGACACTTGCTGATGGGCAAGCGGCCGTATGAAGCGGCGATGGAAGCGGCCGATGAGATCGGCCTGGCCGTGATCGCCACCACGTTCACGCTGGTGGCGGTGTTTCTGCCCACGGCCTTCATGGGTGGGATTCCGGGCAAGTTCTTCCGACAGTTCGGCATCACCGCGTCGGTGGCGGTGCTGGCCTCGCTGCTGGTGGCGCGACTGCTCACGCCGATGATGGCCGCCTATCTGCTCAAACCCAAGCGCGTGCCGATGGGCACTGGCGATGGTTCAGGCGCGGGTCCAGACGCTCGTGCAGGTCACGGCGCCGGCCCGGCGGACGGTCCACTCATGACCCGCTACCTGGGTTGGGTCCGCAGCAGTTTGCGGGCACGCAAGCGGACGGTGGCTGGGGTGCTGGTGTTCATGGTGATGTCGCTGGCGGTGGTTCCCTTCATCCCGACGGCCTTCATGCCGGCGCAGGACAAGGCACAGAGCACGGTCAGCCTCAAGATGGCGCCGGGCACCACGCTGGAGATGACCGCCGAGACCAGCCGTCGCGCCGCCGAATTGCTCAGTGGCATGGCCGAGGTGCGCAGTGTCTTCATCGCCGCGGGCGAGGCGTCGACCGGTGGCGGCATGGGCGGCGCCACACTCGCCGACCTCACCAGTGCCACGCTCACCGTGGACCTGGTGCCGCGCAGCGAGCGCGACATGAAGCAGTCGGAAGTCGAGGCCCAGATGCGTCAGTTGCTGCGGTCGATCCCCGGGGCCCGCATCTCGGTGGGCAGCAACGGCAATGGGGAGTCGCTGCAGCTGACGCTGGCCAGTGATGATCCCGAGGCCCTGACGCGAGCCGCCACGCAGGCGGAGGCGCAACTGAGAACCCTCCAGGGCATCGGCAACGTCACTTCCAGCGCGTCGTTGCAACGTCCCGAGATCCAGATTCGTCCGGACAGTGCGCGTGCGGCGGCATTGGGCGTGACCACGCAATCGCTGGCCGATGCCGTGCGGCTGGCCACCTATGGCGATTATTCGCAGGCATTGCCCAAGCTCAACCTGCCGCAGCGGCAGATCAATGTTCGGGTTCGCCTGGACGAGCAGGTCCGGCGTGACCTGGATGCGGTCGGCCAGCTTCGTGTGGCCGGCGCCCACGGCACGGTGAGCCTGTCGTCGGTGGCGGACTTGTCGCTGGGCAGCGGGCCGTCGCAGATCGATCGGATCGATCGATCCCGCAACGTCACGCTCACGGTGGAGCTCAACGGCCGCGCCATCGGCGATGTGCAGCGCGAGGCGCTCGCGCTGCCGGCGCTGCGCACGCTGCCCGCGGGCGTGCATTTTGTCGACCAGGGTGAATTGCAGCGCATGGCCGAGCTGTTCCAGAGCTTCGGCCTGGCGATGGCGATCGGCATCTTCTGCATCTATGCGGTGCTGGTCCTGCTGTTCCACGACTTTCTGCAGCCCGCCACCATTCTGTGTGCGCTGCCCCTGGCGCTGGGGGGCGCGTTGATGGCCTTGTGGATGACCAGCCAGTCGTTCTCGATGCCGGTGGTGATCGGGGTGCTGATGCTGATGGGCATCGTGACGAAGAATTCGATCCTGCTGGTCGAGTACGCCATCGTGGCTCGTCGCTTGCAGGGCCTGTCGCGCCTGGACGCGATCGTGGACGCCTGTCACAAGCGCGCCCGGCCGATCGTCATGACCACCATCGCCATGGGCGCCGGCATGATGCCCAATGCGCTCGGCCTGGGGGCCGAACCCAGTTTTCGGCAACCGATGGCCATTGTGGTGATTGGGGGGCTGATCACGTCCACGGCACTCAGCCTGCTGGTCGTCCCGGTGGTGTTCACCTATGTGGACGACCTGCTCATCTGGCTGCGCGCCAAGGTGCGGCCGGCGCGCGCTGGTGGCCCCGTCGGGGCCGCTGCGTCCGGAGACCTTGGTGCAGGGCGGCTGTGA
- a CDS encoding efflux RND transporter periplasmic adaptor subunit has product MNRPMRRGAALAVTALFLTLCGCRAPQATDGATGAASAASEASGASVLTVELVVPTLQQWPRTVQATGSLNAWQEIIVSPETGGLRVAELSVDVGARVLRGQVLARLADESLNNERLKQQALVAQAQASLDQAISNAQRARQVESSGGLSAQSIEQYRISEATARANLASVQADLAATQLKLRQTRILAPDDGLVSARPGVLGSVVSAGSELFRLVRQGRVEWRAEVDAQQLASLREGQRARVTLPTQQQVDGEVRLVGPVLSTDTGRALVYVSLPDDRAVRVGMFASGVIELPATAALTLPQSALVARDGRDYVYQWQSGNVVQSVAVVTGRRQQGQVEVLSGLAAGAKVVARGAAFLSDGARVTVVAAQPASTGSTGSTGSTGPTASIAAPLHGASP; this is encoded by the coding sequence TTGAATCGGCCCATGCGTCGCGGGGCCGCCTTGGCGGTGACCGCATTGTTTCTGACCCTCTGCGGCTGCCGGGCACCGCAGGCGACCGATGGGGCCACCGGTGCCGCCAGCGCCGCCAGCGAGGCCTCCGGCGCCAGTGTGCTGACCGTGGAGCTGGTCGTACCCACGTTGCAGCAGTGGCCGCGGACGGTACAGGCGACTGGCAGTCTGAATGCCTGGCAGGAGATCATCGTCAGCCCCGAGACCGGCGGTCTGCGCGTGGCCGAACTGAGCGTCGACGTCGGCGCGCGGGTGCTCCGCGGCCAAGTGCTGGCCCGGCTGGCCGACGAGAGCCTGAACAACGAGCGGCTCAAGCAGCAGGCGCTGGTGGCTCAGGCCCAGGCGTCGCTGGATCAGGCGATCTCGAACGCACAGCGCGCTCGGCAGGTGGAGTCCAGCGGGGGGCTGTCCGCCCAGAGCATCGAGCAGTACCGCATCAGCGAGGCGACGGCGCGGGCCAATCTCGCGTCCGTCCAGGCCGATCTGGCGGCGACGCAGCTCAAGTTGCGCCAGACCCGCATCCTGGCGCCTGATGATGGTCTGGTGTCGGCTCGTCCCGGCGTGCTGGGCAGTGTGGTCAGCGCGGGTTCGGAGCTGTTCCGCTTGGTGCGGCAGGGGCGGGTCGAATGGCGCGCGGAGGTGGATGCGCAACAGCTCGCCAGCCTCCGTGAGGGACAGCGGGCGAGGGTGACCTTGCCGACGCAGCAGCAGGTGGACGGTGAGGTGCGTTTGGTCGGCCCTGTGCTCAGCACCGACACGGGCCGGGCGTTGGTTTATGTCAGCCTCCCGGACGATCGCGCCGTGCGTGTGGGCATGTTTGCCAGCGGCGTGATCGAGCTGCCGGCCACGGCGGCGCTCACCTTGCCGCAAAGCGCGCTGGTGGCGCGCGATGGCCGTGACTATGTCTATCAATGGCAGTCGGGCAATGTCGTTCAGAGCGTGGCCGTGGTGACCGGTCGTCGCCAGCAAGGCCAGGTGGAGGTGCTGTCCGGCCTGGCGGCGGGGGCGAAGGTGGTCGCACGCGGCGCCGCATTCCTGTCCGATGGGGCGCGCGTGACGGTGGTGGCGGCTCAACCCGCATCGACGGGATCGACGGGATCAACGGGCTCAACGGGGCCGACGGCATCGATCGCAGCCCCCTTGCACGGAGCTTCGCCATGA
- a CDS encoding efflux transporter outer membrane subunit: MIRAFILSERAVVATVLFWALAGCAVGPTYSGPPQAAASSWQAPLPHGGQVGGLTDWWSQFHDPALSQLIAWAEADSPTLTQAWASIQKARATLIQDRAGGLPSLTGTGNASRSKQLTGTQSAITRMASAGLDASWEIDLMGRIRRMSEASSARVEARQADWHEARISLAAEVADTYVQYRACGLLAQLYEREWQSLAATERATAAMVQAGLSAPSDGALARANLASGRSTLLRQQADCAIQVKALVYLTGQEEASLRDQLAGSSVIPQPAELSVDRLPADVVRQRPDVVSLERELAATSSEIGAAQADLYPSFSLTGSISRNSLSGGGGYSAWSFGPSLSLPLLDGGKRRAAVDTATASHASALAAYRLGVRAAVREVEESLVNLHSSGERATQALHAAEEYRRYLSAADMSWRAGTTSLLSLEEARRAALSADMEVLTLAQSRVSQWIALYKALGGGWSPDAATPAETTSVRSSEPAPTPSTAPPTPTAATRVGAASRTSSPIEIHTGAQP; the protein is encoded by the coding sequence ATGATCCGAGCATTCATCCTTTCAGAGCGGGCCGTCGTTGCGACCGTCCTGTTCTGGGCCCTGGCCGGCTGTGCCGTGGGCCCGACCTATTCCGGGCCGCCGCAGGCCGCCGCATCGTCCTGGCAGGCACCGCTGCCGCATGGTGGACAGGTCGGCGGGCTGACCGACTGGTGGTCGCAGTTTCACGATCCCGCGCTGAGCCAGCTCATCGCCTGGGCCGAGGCCGACAGTCCCACACTGACCCAGGCCTGGGCCAGCATTCAGAAGGCCCGCGCCACCCTGATCCAGGACCGCGCCGGCGGTCTGCCGTCCCTGACCGGCACAGGCAACGCGAGTCGCAGCAAGCAGCTCACCGGCACCCAGAGCGCGATCACCCGCATGGCCAGCGCCGGTTTGGATGCGAGCTGGGAAATCGATCTCATGGGTCGGATCCGCCGGATGAGCGAGGCCTCGTCGGCGCGCGTCGAGGCGCGTCAGGCGGACTGGCACGAGGCGCGCATCTCGCTGGCCGCCGAGGTGGCGGACACCTATGTCCAATACCGGGCCTGCGGGCTGCTGGCCCAGTTGTATGAGCGCGAATGGCAGTCGCTGGCCGCCACCGAGCGCGCCACCGCGGCCATGGTGCAGGCCGGCTTGTCCGCCCCGTCCGACGGCGCACTGGCCCGGGCGAACTTGGCCAGCGGCCGATCCACCCTGCTGCGCCAGCAGGCCGATTGCGCGATTCAGGTCAAGGCGCTGGTCTATCTGACGGGTCAGGAGGAAGCGTCGTTGCGAGACCAACTGGCCGGGAGCTCGGTGATTCCCCAGCCTGCCGAGTTGAGTGTGGACCGCCTGCCCGCCGACGTGGTGCGTCAGCGTCCCGACGTGGTCTCGCTGGAACGCGAACTGGCGGCCACCAGCTCCGAGATCGGCGCAGCGCAGGCGGACCTTTATCCGAGCTTCTCGCTGACCGGTTCGATCAGCCGCAACAGCCTGTCGGGCGGGGGCGGTTACAGCGCCTGGTCGTTCGGTCCGTCGTTGTCGCTGCCGCTGTTGGATGGCGGCAAACGTCGGGCGGCGGTGGACACGGCCACGGCCAGTCATGCGAGCGCGTTGGCCGCCTATCGGCTGGGGGTTCGCGCCGCCGTGAGGGAGGTGGAGGAATCGCTGGTCAATCTGCACAGCAGCGGTGAGCGCGCGACGCAGGCCCTGCATGCCGCAGAGGAATACCGACGCTATCTGAGTGCTGCGGACATGTCGTGGCGCGCCGGCACCACCAGCTTGTTGTCGCTGGAGGAAGCGCGCCGTGCGGCGCTGAGCGCCGACATGGAGGTGCTGACCCTGGCGCAGAGCCGGGTCAGCCAATGGATCGCGCTCTACAAGGCCTTGGGCGGCGGCTGGTCGCCCGATGCGGCGACCCCGGCGGAGACCACATCGGTCCGCTCGTCCGAGCCCGCACCCACCCCATCGACGGCGCCCCCGACGCCCACCGCGGCGACGCGGGTGGGCGCCGCATCGCGGACGTCGAGCCCCATCGAGATTCACACAGGAGCACAGCCTTGA
- a CDS encoding response regulator transcription factor translates to MNKVLIVDDDVDLTAMLSQYLVREGFEVDAVHDGEAGVLAATSTAYSIVILDIMMPRVSGIEALRRIRSSSLVPVVMLTARGDNIDRIVGLDMGADDYVPKPCTPGELVARIRAILRRTEARAATLSPLGPPASKMLQAGPLQLWPGSRRALWQGEPLDLTGTEFTLLEILIRHAGQLISKQDISQQAFGQPLAPFDRRIDVHISSIRQKLGLRADGQSWIQSVRGRGYQLLED, encoded by the coding sequence ATGAACAAGGTCCTGATCGTGGACGACGATGTCGACCTGACCGCGATGCTGTCGCAGTACCTCGTGCGAGAAGGCTTCGAGGTGGATGCGGTGCATGACGGCGAGGCCGGCGTCCTGGCGGCGACGAGCACCGCCTACAGCATCGTGATCCTGGACATCATGATGCCGCGGGTGTCGGGCATCGAGGCGCTGCGCCGCATCCGCAGCAGCAGCCTCGTGCCGGTGGTGATGCTCACCGCCCGCGGCGACAACATCGACCGCATCGTGGGCCTGGACATGGGCGCCGATGACTATGTGCCCAAGCCCTGCACCCCCGGCGAACTGGTGGCGCGCATCCGGGCCATCCTGCGGCGCACGGAGGCCCGTGCGGCCACGCTCTCGCCGCTGGGTCCGCCCGCCTCCAAAATGCTTCAGGCCGGCCCGTTGCAGCTGTGGCCGGGCAGCCGCAGGGCACTCTGGCAAGGCGAGCCGCTGGATCTGACCGGCACCGAGTTCACGCTCTTGGAGATCCTGATCCGGCATGCGGGCCAGCTGATCAGCAAGCAGGACATTTCGCAGCAGGCCTTCGGCCAGCCGCTGGCGCCGTTCGATCGACGCATCGACGTCCACATCAGCAGCATCCGGCAAAAGCTCGGCTTGCGCGCCGATGGGCAGTCCTGGATCCAGAGCGTGCGCGGGCGCGGCTACCAACTGCTGGAGGATTGA